TAAAGAGCTTACTAGTTCTAACATACAAATTTTGACTGTGTTCTTTTCTGTGAAGCAGGGCGAAGCAACAcagctttcatttgtttttttaaagtggttttatttctaaatatatatatataaatatagacaTACACCTGTATCCCATCTTTCTCTTTCATGAAACGTGTGGTAGAAATAGAGCCTAATGCTTATTACAGAATGGCAGACAAGTAGAAgtttaaataatatttgcatTGTAAAGAAGTGCCAAAGATCTGTTAGTCATTATGCATCTCTGCATGGGGTCTTTTATATAGAGAGTGATGAAATGGTATAAAGCAGTGTTTCTGTTTAGATtactgtgtttaattttttaaatatctgctttctttttacaCAGTGTTGCTGAAGGACCATTTATTACAGGAGAAAATATTGACACTTCTAGTGACCTAATGCTAGCTCAGATGCTACAGATGGAGTTTGACAGGGAATATGATGCACAGCTTCGGCGTGAAGAGAAGAAGATCAATGGAGATAGCAAAGGTACCttcatcagaaatatttttgctttagaGATATTCCTGGCAGTCTGTTCAGGCTGACAGAGCTTCGAGGAAGTAGCAAATCTGTGATAATCATGGACGtgcttatttgttttgtttctcaagtCTCCATATCCTTTGAAAATTATCGGAAGGTCCATCCCTATGACAGTGACAGCTCAGAGGATGAGGTTGATTGGCAGGATACCCGTCATGATCCCTACAGAGCAGGTATGTGGCAGTTTTAAACAACAGAATTTCTTCATTCAATAGACCTAAGAATATGATGTTTTTGTAATGTAAGGAGACATTCCAGTTGTATGTAAAATCAGGTCACCTAATTGGGAGATGTTACGCAGGAATCCGGGTGGGTAACTTCAGGCTTCTGTCTGACAGTATACTGGCTTCAGTGGCAGAATCTGGTAAAACAACTATTGCACTGTTGTGGAAAGTATTGTGTGATGTGTGTATCTGTCATCCACATTTGGCTAGGAGCATCTGAACATGGTATTGAATATTCCTGTCTTTAACATGCCCAAAGTGTGCCCGACACCCTAGAGAAGTCAGTCAGAACACAGCAAAAGAAGCTGTCATGTTtacacagcagaagagaaaactgCATTAAGATGATATAattgaagtattttattctgtttaataAGTAAAAAATCATGTTATTCTTGTGGGCATTTGTGAAACCTTTATGAgctgagttttgtttgtttaaatgtaagatttcatttatttttctcactaCTGGCAGATAAACCTACTACTACACCAAGAAGGGGCTttataggaaaaggaaaagacataACTACTAAACATGATGAGGTGGTATGTGGAAGAAAGAATACTGCTCGCATGGAAAATGTAAGTGAAAATTTAGGGAAACTCATTTTGTGTGTAAAACTGGAATGTTGTAATGCAACCAAAGAATGAATGCTTGCCCATCTGCACTACTGTATAtagtcctgatttttttttccctttttttccctccaattATATAAAACTGAAGCAGCGTTCTGATTACTCAAATTGGCAGTTTGAattgtatggggttttttgttaaataataCTTTGTTAAATTGAGAACTTGTACAGAACCATTTTGGCAAAAGAAGACTATTCTCAAGTTTGGTACACAGGCAAATAGAACACCAAGGCAACACATTTTTGAAAAGCACAGCTGTCATGTAACctaatttttgtaattattgTTAGCTTTGCCTGATGAGCCAAGCAACTCACTTTCAGTCAGTTGTTTGACTTGGAGTTTTCCAGTCTGTTTATCCATAGTACttaccttcttttttctttaatgtaacTGATACAACTTCTGCAAATAAGGAAATATTACAACTGCAATTTTTACAGGGTGTAAAGTAATCTCATATCAATTTGGGCAGAATTTCAAGTTTTGACTTCAGAGCAAGGTGTGTTTTAACAGTGACAACACTACATGAAGTGGCTTTCACATCACTTCCAATCTACCCTTGCTTTTTGCTAATCAGAATGAACAATTTCTGCTTGTGTCAATTTTTGGTGTTTACTGGTAAAAATACTTACATTTCTGTTATTATTCCTTGTAGTTTGCACCTGAATTCCAGGTTGGGGATGGAATTGGGATGGACTTAAAGCTGTCAAATCAAGTCTTCAATGCCTTAAAGCAGCATGCATACTCTGAGGAACGGCGAAGTGCAAGGCTCCATGAAAAGAAGGAGCACTCCACTGCtgtatgtttttaataaagTCTCTCTGTATACTTTTTATCTTCTGCAACAGCCGAGCACTATTTTGGAAATTCTGTGAAACTTCTGATTTTTAGTAAAACAGTTAATCAATATTACAGTAGTGTTACTGAAGGAGATGGTATCAGCCAGCTCCTACTAGAAAAAAGGCTGTCTTTATTTGAGCTGCCTTACTGTGAGAGCAATACCAAAATAAGAGCAAGCAGCTTCCATTTTTCCAATTTGTCTTTCTAAGATTGTCTATTAATCAGTTACAGTGAATAAACTGCCTAGGAGTTACTTTCTTAAGGTATCTAGAGGACTAATCTTCTGCAGTTGAACTATGTTGACTCCAAATATCTGTCTTCATTGCAAGTTTCAAGAAGATCAGGTGACCAAGTAAACTTTGACTTAATAATTTAGGAAGACAGTTGATAATGCTTTATGGGTGAGTTTAGAAGAGGGCTTGTAATTCCTGCTGTGGCCTTCTTcaaatttggggtttttgcttCATTGTTACTGATATAAAAGGAAGATAATACTTGAGGTAGATGGCTCACTATAGAAAGCGAGCCACAGTCTGTACTTTGTGTTGATTGGTAAAATACTTTATGTGGGACACAGCTGATAAGGTACCTTGCAGTATTAAATCTACAGATGACAGTGCTTTGCTTCAtctgtttatttggtttttttgggttttttttcctatcaatTGAGAGAATGCTCTTAATACATCATTCTTTTCACCTAGTTGAATGCTTGTGGTTTACAGATACTCTAAATTCACTGTAACACAAAGAGTTATTTTAACAAACTGAGTCTTCATTTCTTGCCTACAGGAGAAAGCAGTGGATCCTAAAACGCGTTTGCTTCTGTACAAGATGGTCAatgctgggatgctggagaCCATCACAGGCTGCATCAGCACAGGAAAAGAATCTGTTGTTTTTCATGCATATGGGGGAAAGTAAGTATATTGTTTGTTACTGACAGTAGCTTTAAGAACCAGAGATGGTTTAAATAGTGGAAACCACAAAAATACTTTATCTCTGTTTTCATTCCCAAGATTTAAAGTTTGTACTTATGTATATGCAGATAATagtaaaatctaaaaaaaaaaaaaatatccaaaacaACAGTAAAGTAAAATCCCCACTTTCCTCCTTGGACACCATTTAGTGAATAGGGACAAATTCAATGTAGCTTTCTGTGGAGAAATACATACCCCTTTTATAAAAAAGAATTCTTCAGATTTTGAGGAACTCTTTCCACTAACCTGCCCCAGGCTGTAGAACTGTCATGATGTTCTTAGGCTCCCTGAAGACTGTCTTTCCATGCAGGTTGCTGTATTATCCATTTTCCAGTATTTCCATGTATTATTCATTATCCAATTCCATCTCTGTAGTTCAGTGAAGGTGCTGTTTGTTACTTTTGGGTTACCTTGAGAATAGTGCTGGCATGCTGTTCGCTTTTCAAGTCATGCAGGAGTTCAGTTGTAATGACTACCATGCTAGAAGGACTGTAGTGTGGTAGTAGTGATTGCAGGGTGTTGAAACACCACTACTTTAAAGTGAGATAAGAAAGATTTAATAAACAGGTAACAGGTAAATACAGGTAACCAGACATTAAGAAAGAGAGGTTAACTTGGAGATGGGGAGAAAgatggttttggggtggttttttgtggtttgttttgttttattttgttttttgggggggcttgagtttggttttttgttttgttttgggagttttttgtggttttttttttttttacttgaccTTTGCACTTGAGGAGTTGAGGAGTGTTCTTTTGCTTAGTATTACTCAATGGGCAGTATTTTTGTGGTGACCATACCATTATTATTCTAATGCAGgactttttttcacttgtgaTTTTGTGATACATGTACATCCATTAACAGGCCTGTTATTAGCTATGACATTTAAGTAAAAAATGTTAACAAATTGGGAGGCAGAACCTGTTTGCTATGCAATGTATAATGGAAATGCCAAAACTCAGAATTTCATACATAACCTAAATCATAGAACTCATAAATGTAACTAGAATTGGCTTCCAAATTTGATATAAGATAGGATCTTTTCCTCTCCTATATTAAAAATTGCTATACTTtgcaatgtttaaaaaacaaaccaaaaaccatgTATTTACTTATGAAGTTGTGACTGGTTAACTTTGTTGTGTGTTTGACTTTTTCCATGAGAAGTGTAACTGAAGATAAAGTTATACCTCCAGAATGTGCCATCAAAGTGTTTAAAACAACTCTTAATGAATTCAAGAACCGTGACAAGTACATTAAGGACGACTACAGGTTTAAGGACCGCTTCAGTAAATTGAATCCACGGAAGATTATTCGTATGTGGGCTGAGAAAGAAATGCATAACTTAACcaggtaaaggaaaaaaaaaagtgtcattgCCAAGTGcctcttgttttcctttgccaAATGCCTGTTggtttcctgttttctctttaagGAAGTTATGCTGCTTCTTTAAAGTagtttacatttcatttttaggCCGAATAATATACAGCCTGGCAGATTGAATAAGCCTCTTGGTTTTTAGAGTTTACTGAACTGTCAACATCATCAGTGAATTGGCAGCAGAATTTACAATCCAATGTAATTAACAGGGTTTTCAGTAAGCATTTTTAGACCCACTTACGACTTTAAGATCTGACTATTCCTAAGTGGAATTCCTACAAAGCTGGAACTAGAACTGTAGCATTTGGGgtgtggtgtggtttttttagtttgtttttttttttcttccttaatcagtttttgttttctgaccCACAGAATGCAAAATGCAGGAATTCCTTGTCCTGAAGTTGTTATCCTTAAGAAACATGTCTTGGTTATGTCTTTCATTGGCCAGGATCAAGTACCAGCTCCTAAGCTAAAGGATGTAACACTTAGTAGTGAAGATATGAAAAAGGCCTACTGTCAGATTCTTAATGTAAGATCATGCTGTGCTGATTTCTCCTCCAGTTCTgggttgtgttttattttaggGGAATAACTTAAAGGCCAAATTTAGCTTTATTTACTCTTCAGGGTGCTTGCATCACTGTCAAGTTACAGAGTCCAAAGCCTTAATTTGCTGCTGTTTAATGTGTGACTTGGAATAAATAAGAaatcatatattaaaaaactaGTGAATTGAATCCTAGTCTGAAAACATGCTAGAACTTAATGATGTATTTAGCAGCAGAGAAATAATCAGCAACTGGTCCACCTGTTTTGGAAGCAGTATGTAGTCTAGAAAAATTTTCAA
This DNA window, taken from Calypte anna isolate BGI_N300 chromosome 2, bCalAnn1_v1.p, whole genome shotgun sequence, encodes the following:
- the RIOK3 gene encoding serine/threonine-protein kinase RIO3 isoform X1; amino-acid sequence: MDPVGVAAAPDAGPGPAWQSKCPWGTPSTTSISCSLADVMSEQLAKELQLEEENAAFPEVVAVAEGPFITGENIDTSSDLMLAQMLQMEFDREYDAQLRREEKKINGDSKVSISFENYRKVHPYDSDSSEDEVDWQDTRHDPYRADKPTTTPRRGFIGKGKDITTKHDEVVCGRKNTARMENFAPEFQVGDGIGMDLKLSNQVFNALKQHAYSEERRSARLHEKKEHSTAEKAVDPKTRLLLYKMVNAGMLETITGCISTGKESVVFHAYGGKSVTEDKVIPPECAIKVFKTTLNEFKNRDKYIKDDYRFKDRFSKLNPRKIIRMWAEKEMHNLTRMQNAGIPCPEVVILKKHVLVMSFIGQDQVPAPKLKDVTLSSEDMKKAYCQILNMMQQLYKECNLVHADLSEYNMLWHDGKVWLIDVSQSVEPTHPHGLEFLFRDCRNVSQFFQKGGVAEALNERELFNAVSGLNITADNEVDFQAEIEALEKMNEDHVQNHGKKLSMFSSDGDPPIYDE
- the RIOK3 gene encoding serine/threonine-protein kinase RIO3 isoform X2; its protein translation is MDPVGVAAAPDAGPGPAWQSKCPWGTPSTTSISCSLADVMSEQLAKELQLEEENAAFPEVVAVAEGPFITGENIDTSSDLMLAQMLQMEFDREYDAQLRREEKKINGDSKVSISFENYRKVHPYDSDSSEDEVDWQDTRHDPYRADKPTTTPRRGFIGKGKDITTKHDEVVCGRKNTARMENFAPEFQVGDGIGMDLKLSNQVFNALKQHAYSEERRSARLHEKKEHSTAEKAVDPKTRLLLYKMVNAGMLETITGCISTGKESVVFHAYGGNVTEDKVIPPECAIKVFKTTLNEFKNRDKYIKDDYRFKDRFSKLNPRKIIRMWAEKEMHNLTRMQNAGIPCPEVVILKKHVLVMSFIGQDQVPAPKLKDVTLSSEDMKKAYCQILNMMQQLYKECNLVHADLSEYNMLWHDGKVWLIDVSQSVEPTHPHGLEFLFRDCRNVSQFFQKGGVAEALNERELFNAVSGLNITADNEVDFQAEIEALEKMNEDHVQNHGKKLSMFSSDGDPPIYDE